A window of the Fusarium poae strain DAOMC 252244 chromosome 3, whole genome shotgun sequence genome harbors these coding sequences:
- a CDS encoding hypothetical protein (TransMembrane:6 (o41-62i69-91o111-130i142-166o186-204i216-234o)~BUSCO:56457at5125), producing MASATGVPERFPSIEDRETEPLLGRPGDAAQEDGVPMIKNLVLGTGIVAQLGVVLLTILVWASVLSKPLILFSAHPLLQSLAVLTLAQSVLSLQPTHTAEQKRVGQRVHAILNLVAFLILVAGVTIIEYNKFANSGAHFHSVHGYLGIITSVVLLLQYGVGFTMWATPSLYGGVDNAKAVWKYHRWSGYTIFVLLLATVTSAVETDYNKNVLKMKLWAVLLLSIVTLVGIVPRIQKQKLGFRGPTST from the exons ATGGCAAGTGCTACAGGTGTTCCGGAGCGTTTTCCTTCTATCGAGGATAGAGAAACCGAGCCCCTGCTCGGTAGACCTGGCGATGCTGCGCAAGAAGATGGCGTTCCTATGATCAAGAACCTCGTTCTCG GGACTGGCATAGTCGCCCAGTTGGGTGTTGTGCTACTCACGATTCTGGTCTGGGCAAGCGTCTTATCTAAGCCGTTGATTCTCTTCTCAGCGCACCCGCTGCTTCAGTCACTGGCTGTACTCACCTTAGCACAGTCCGTTTTAAGCTTGCAGCCTACACATACAGCCGAGCAGAAGCGCGTCGGTCAGCGCGTGCACGCCATCCTCAACCTTGTGGCCTTCTTGATTCTTGTAGCTGGTGTGACCATCATCGAATACAACAAGTTTGCCAACAGCGGCGCTCACTTCCACTCTGTTCACGGATACCTTGGCATCATCACCTCCGTcgtacttcttcttcaataTGGCGTTGGGTTCACCATGTGGGCAACTCCCAGTCTGTACGGCGGCGTCGATAACGCCAAGGCTGTCTGGAAGTACCACCGCTGGAGCGGATACACCATCTTTGTCCTCCTCCTGGCAACTGTTACTAGTGCCGTTGAGACCGATTACAACAAGAACGTACTGAAGATGAAATTGTGGGCCGTTCTCTTGCTGTCAATTGTGACACTGGTGGGCATTGTTCCCCGAATTCAGAAGCAAAAGCTGGGCTTCCGAGGCCCAACCTCAACTTAG
- the ALC1 gene encoding Allantoicase, whose protein sequence is MTSIADEIEYKLDNVDVSTVRPEDIDKTFRSTCIDLISGGLGGKVLGYSDQWFCEASNLLNPRAPIAQPGKMVFTGAWYDGWETRRHNQEPFDYAIIKLGVASGTIEGLEIDTAFFNGNHAPAISVEGVFSQDDDKVVSWGGGRGEWETVLGVQECGPSQRFAWKLKIPGQKAYTHVRLNMYPDGGIARFRLFGHAVPVFPEDKDAIFDLASAQNGGIAVSCSDQHFGTKDNLIIPGRGKDMGDGWETKRSRGKYHTDFAIIKLGAPGYIEKWIVDTAHFRGNYPQKVSIEGCEWTGNGDPVADATAWRVFVPPNKTGPDQEHVFESNEKEKKGLVTHVKLIMIPDGGVKRLRAFGRRAV, encoded by the exons ATGACTTCCATTGCTGACGAGATTGAGTACAAACTCGACAATGTTGATGTCTCAACAGTTCGACCTGAGGATATTGACAAGACCTTCCGTTCAACATGCATTG ACCTGATCTCTGGTGGCCTAGGTGGTAAGGTCCTTGGCTACTCGGACCAATGGTTCTGTGAGGCATCCAACCTCTTGAACCCCAGGGCTCCAATTGCTCAGCCAGGCAAGATGGTCTTCACGGGTGCTTGGTATGATGGATGGGAGACTCGACGACATAACCAAGAGCCATTCGATTACGCCATCATCAAGCTGGGCGTCGCCTCTGGCACGATCGAAGGACTCGAGATCGACACGGCCTTCTTTAACGGAAACCATGCCCCAGCTATATCGGTTGAAGGTGTCTTCAGCCAAGATGACGACAAGGTTGTCTCTTGGGGAGGAGGCCGTGGAGAGTGGGAGACTGTCCTCGGCGTCCAAGAGTGCGGTCCTTCTCAGCGCTTTGCCTGGAAGCTCAAGATTCCTGGCCAAAAGGCATACACGCACGTGAGACTCAACATGTATCCCGACGGTGGTATCGCACGTTTCCGTCTCTTTGGACACGCCGTCCCCGTTTTCCCTGAAGACAAAGACGCCATCTTTGATCTCGCTTCAGCCCAAAATGGCGGTATTGCTGTGTCATGCAGCGATCAACACTTTGGAACCAAGGACAACCTTATCATTCCTGGTCGCGGCAAGGACATGGGGGACGGCTGGGAAACGAAGCGGTCGCGAGGAAAGTATCACACTGATTTCGCCATCATCAAGCTCGGTGCGCCTGGCTACATCGAGAAGTGGATTGTTGACACTGCACACTTCAGGGGTAACTATCCCCAAAAGGTGTCTATCGAAGGTTGTGAGTGGACAGGTAATGGGGATCCTGTTGCAGACGCCACAGCTTGGAGGGTTTTTGTTCCTCCTAACAAGACtggccctgaccaggagcaTGTGTTTGAAAGCaatgagaaggaaaagaagggtCTAGTAACCCACGTGAAGCTTATCATGATTCCTGATGGTGGAGTAAAGCGATTGAGGGCTTTTGGGAGAAGGGCAGTTTAG
- a CDS encoding hypothetical protein (BUSCO:5481at5125), whose product MDLGDSFGGSDGQPEEKPRALPADLPTSLDDRRHVPNEHLITETEMYDGWQGQSQFLTTPAVAKPLNFGNLSLNDPDYENDITKGPTDSDTRLMEMLAAQAAHQAAPAFENEDEVVNSQTLSETEKKEKLQKALNMAASNGDVDRIRKLLGGKAKEYLDLNAEDEDGTPPLIYASCFGHEPVVQALIDAGADVNKQDRNQWTALMWAMTNRHKGIAKLLLDNNASSDQKTSTGRTAFDFVPPDSEMSFYLHDAGYNIGNAGTDDFYRPGFSQDRFEEEMAENEMRRRLMMESARDLEVDLGNVGMDDQPEPVDEFEEEQQEFDWNRCLHDQMFVFQEHELERILDIVITNMTPQRSPSQKPVPANMIFLSARYAHYHSSPELLERLLVSAMDYINDVVERCQWDMTILAFWISNATLLLHYLKKDPGLFQATAEFQAQLAELINEIFILIVRDAERRLDKVLDVAMLEHETIPGFEDITFQNEWKLFKRKTQVKEEPLEKRFRPPSPKQRAKPAPRNVTSLLSSTLFVLDLYDIHSVITSQIISQLIYWIGAELFNRIMSNRKYLARTKAMQIRMNISILEDWARTNNRQAEHFEGGEMRPSGETTQDAARRHLAPVIQLLQWLQCFSSIDGDDMEALIITLQQLKRLSPQQLIHSANHYRAEVGEKGLPKSCMKYLINLQKEAALKRERRRSGIPSPQKSGQDSTPVTPVRGRSNGNHLETPGSVASPAQDDVSDDDDDEMPEHLLLDPALMLPFVLPSVTDMLVSYGAGIGGVNRERERKYIPTVPPEFLEKLEVAGGARKGPMFGEADWENEEV is encoded by the exons ATGGATCTAGGGGACTCATTCGGTGGCTCGGATGGACAGCCTGAAGAGAAGCCACGAGCTCTCCCTGCAGATCTTCCCACATCCCTCGACGACAGACGACATGTGCCTAACGAGCATCTCATCACCGAGACAGAGATGTACGATGGCTGGCAAG GCCAGTCCCAGTTTCTCACCACGCCAGCTGTAGCGAAACCTCTCAACTTCGGAAATCTGTCGCTCAATGACCCAGACTATGAGAATGACATCACGAAAGGTCCCACCGATAGCGACACGCGATTAATGGAAATGCTGGCCGCCCAGGCAGCGCACCAGGCAGCTCCTGCTTTCGAGAACGAAGACGAGGTCGTAAACAGCCAAACTCTGTCGGAAAcagaaaagaaggagaagctccAGAAAGCTCTCAACATGGCCGCGAGTAACGGCGATGTCGACAGAATCCGAAAGCTACTCGGTGGGAAAGCAAAGGAGTACCTTGATCTGAAtgctgaagatgaggatggaACACCACCGCTTATATATGCTAGTTGCTTT GGTCACGAGCCTGTAGTTCAAGCGTTGATCGATGCAGGCGCCGACGTTAACAAGCAAGATCGCAATCAATGGACAGCTCTTATGTGGGCTATGACGAACCGACACAAGGGAATCGCAAAACTACTACTCGATAACAACGCCTCCTCCGACCAAAAAACCTCAACAGGACGAACGGCGTTCGATTTCGTACCCCCAGACAGCGAGATGTCATTTTACCTTCACGATGCTGGCTATAATATCGGCAATGCAGGAACCGATGATTTCTACCGCCCTGGGTTCTCTCAGGATCGATTTGAGGAAGAAATGGCAGAGAACGAGATGAGAAGACGGCTGATGATGGAGAGCGCTCGGGATCTTGAGGTCGACCTTGGAAACGTCGGCATGGACGACCAGCCAGAG CCTGTCGACGAATTTGAGGAAGAACAGCAAGAGTTTGACTGGAATCGTTGTTTACATGATCAGATGTTCGTCTTTCAGGAACATGAGCTGGAGCGCATACTGGATATTGTTATCACCAATATGACACCGCAAAGATCGCCGTCGCAAAAACCCGTCCCCGCCAACATGATTTTCCTCAGCGCACGCTATGCGCATTATCACTCAAGCCCGGAGCTTTTAGAGAGACTCCTAGTGTCAGCTATGGATTACATCAACGACGTCGTTGAGAGGTGTCAGTGGGACATGACCATACTGGCCTTTTGGATCTCAAATGCCACTCTTCTCCTTCACTACCTCAAGAAGGACCCGGGACTTTTCCAGGCGACAGCCGAGTTCCAGGCCCAACTTGCCGAGTTGATAAACGAAATCTTTATTCTTATCGTGCGAGATGCTGAGCGACGACTGGACAAGGTCTTGGATGTGGCCATGTTGGAACACGAGACGATCCCTGGATTCGAGGACATCACTTTTCAGAATGAGTGGAAATTGTTCAAACGCAAAACTCAAGTCAAGGAAGAGCCGTTGGAGAAGCGCTTCCGACCACCGTCGCCAAAACAACGAGCAAAGCCAGCGCCCCGGAATGTCACATCCCTCCTCTCCTCAACCCTGTTTGTTCTCGACCTTTACGACATTCACTCGGTGATCACATCACAGATCATCTCCCAGCTTATTTATTGGATTGGAGCAGAGCTTTTCAACCGCATCATGTCGAACCGAAAGTACCTCGCCAGGACAAAAGCCATGCAGATTCGCATGAACATATCGATACTTGAAGACTGGGCCCGGACGAACAACAGGCAGGCAGAGCATTTTGAAGGGGGCGAGATGCGTCCTTCGGGCGAGACAACGCAGGACGCTGCAAGAAGGCATCTTGCTCCCGTTATTCAGTTGCTACAGTGGCTCCAGTGTTTCTCATCTATTGACGGGGACGACATGGAGGCTCTTATTATCACACTCCAACAGCTTAAACGGCTTAGCCCCCAGCAGCTCATACACTCAGCGAACCACTACAGGGCAGAAGTTGGCGAGAAGGGTCTACCAAAGAGTTGTATGAAATATCTTATCAATTTACAAAAAGAGGCGGCCCTCAAGCGAGAAAGACGGCGGAGTGGCATACCTTCACCACAAAAGTCGGGCCAGGACAGCACACCGGTGACACCGGTAAGGGGCCGGTCAAACGGGAACCACCTTGAGACTCCTGGAAGCGTGGCAAGCCCTGCTCAAGATGACGTGtctgacgacgacgacgacgagatgCCCGAGCATCTGTTGCTGGATCCCGCTTTGATGTTGCCCTTCGTCTTGCCTTCGGTCACCGACATGCTTGTGTCGTATGGCGCCGGAATTGGTGGAGTAAACCGTGAAAGAGAGCGGAAGTACATTCCCACGGTGCCACCGGAGTTTCTTGAAAAGCTAGAGGTGGCCGGCGGGGCCAGGAAAGGACCCATGTTTGGAGAAGCAGATTGGGAAAACGAAGAGGTTTGA